A stretch of Salvelinus alpinus chromosome 4, SLU_Salpinus.1, whole genome shotgun sequence DNA encodes these proteins:
- the c4hxorf65 gene encoding uncharacterized protein CXorf65 homolog isoform X3 — translation MRAKMGLPETELVDLCDDRGALKLLFLSQQPQECASRLLPPRCSLTFCIVNRNPKDGAYISITPLVANPDPALLETLQTQTDSLERARLRQLRSQEDRRATEAPSQTQPTQTAKGRGRTVHMDTPDDEPSNRRTGGRRSRN, via the exons ATGAGAGCTAAGATGGGCCTGCCGGAGACAG AGCTGGTGGATCTGTGTGATGACCGTGGGGCTCTGAAGCTTCTCTTTCTGTCCCAGCAGCCTCAGGAGTGTGCCAGCCGACTACTTCCTCCCCGCTGCTCCCTCACATTCTGCATTGTTAATC GAAACCCAAAGGATGGTGCCTATATTTCCATCACCCCCTTAGTGGCCAACCCAGACCCTGCACTTCTGG AGACCCTGCAGACTCAGACTGACAGCCTGGAGAGGGCTCGTCTCAGACAGCTCCGCTCTCAGGAGGACCGCAGAGCCACGGAGGCGCCCTCTCAGACCCAACCCACACAaacc GCTAAGGGCCGGGGCCGTACAGTACATATGGACACCCCTGATGATGAACCCTCCAATCGCCGGACTGGAGGCAGGAGGAGCAGGAACTGA
- the c4hxorf65 gene encoding uncharacterized protein CXorf65 homolog isoform X2, with protein MFICIKHGDNEQFLANTNCPVVLLLQYMRAKMGLPETELVDLCDDRGALKLLFLSQQPQECASRLLPPRCSLTFCIVNQTLQTQTDSLERARLRQLRSQEDRRATEAPSQTQPTQTAKGRGRTVHMDTPDDEPSNRRTGGRRSRN; from the exons ATGTTCATCTGTATTAAACATGGAG ACAATGAGCAGTTTCTGGCCAACACCAACTGCCCCGTGGTTCTCCTGCTGCAGTACATGAGAGCTAAGATGGGCCTGCCGGAGACAG AGCTGGTGGATCTGTGTGATGACCGTGGGGCTCTGAAGCTTCTCTTTCTGTCCCAGCAGCCTCAGGAGTGTGCCAGCCGACTACTTCCTCCCCGCTGCTCCCTCACATTCTGCATTGTTAATC AGACCCTGCAGACTCAGACTGACAGCCTGGAGAGGGCTCGTCTCAGACAGCTCCGCTCTCAGGAGGACCGCAGAGCCACGGAGGCGCCCTCTCAGACCCAACCCACACAaacc GCTAAGGGCCGGGGCCGTACAGTACATATGGACACCCCTGATGATGAACCCTCCAATCGCCGGACTGGAGGCAGGAGGAGCAGGAACTGA
- the c4hxorf65 gene encoding uncharacterized protein CXorf65 homolog isoform X1 yields MFICIKHGDNEQFLANTNCPVVLLLQYMRAKMGLPETELVDLCDDRGALKLLFLSQQPQECASRLLPPRCSLTFCIVNRNPKDGAYISITPLVANPDPALLETLQTQTDSLERARLRQLRSQEDRRATEAPSQTQPTQTAKGRGRTVHMDTPDDEPSNRRTGGRRSRN; encoded by the exons ATGTTCATCTGTATTAAACATGGAG ACAATGAGCAGTTTCTGGCCAACACCAACTGCCCCGTGGTTCTCCTGCTGCAGTACATGAGAGCTAAGATGGGCCTGCCGGAGACAG AGCTGGTGGATCTGTGTGATGACCGTGGGGCTCTGAAGCTTCTCTTTCTGTCCCAGCAGCCTCAGGAGTGTGCCAGCCGACTACTTCCTCCCCGCTGCTCCCTCACATTCTGCATTGTTAATC GAAACCCAAAGGATGGTGCCTATATTTCCATCACCCCCTTAGTGGCCAACCCAGACCCTGCACTTCTGG AGACCCTGCAGACTCAGACTGACAGCCTGGAGAGGGCTCGTCTCAGACAGCTCCGCTCTCAGGAGGACCGCAGAGCCACGGAGGCGCCCTCTCAGACCCAACCCACACAaacc GCTAAGGGCCGGGGCCGTACAGTACATATGGACACCCCTGATGATGAACCCTCCAATCGCCGGACTGGAGGCAGGAGGAGCAGGAACTGA